One part of the Anguilla anguilla isolate fAngAng1 chromosome 11, fAngAng1.pri, whole genome shotgun sequence genome encodes these proteins:
- the ahcyl1 gene encoding S-adenosylhomocysteine hydrolase-like protein 1 isoform X8 translates to MEEDTIQFANQEEKQEFSKFPTKAGRRSLSRSISQSSTDSYSSGTPPRTARKPTAASYTDSSDDETSPRDRTQLNSKGAGDFCVKNVKQAEFGRREIEIAEQDMSALISLRKRAQGEKPLAGAKIVGCTHITAQTAVLIETLVALGAECRWTACNIYSTQNEVAAALSESGVAVFAWKGESEDDFWWCIDRCVNKEGWEANMILDDGGDLTHWVYKKYPNVFKKIRGIVEESVTGVHRLYQLSKASKLTVPAMNVNDSVTKQKFDNLYCCRESILDGLKRTTDVMFGGKQVVVCGYGEVGKGCCTALKALGAIVCITEIDPICALQACMDGFRVVKLNEVIRQVDVIITCTGNKNVVTRDQLDRMKNGCIVCNMGHSNTEIDVASLRTPELTWERVRSQVDHVIWPDGKRVVLLAEGRLLNLSCSTVPTFVLSITATTQALALIELYNAPDGRYKQDVYLLPKKMDEYVASLHLPTFDAHLTELSDEQAKYLGLNKNGPFKPNYYRY, encoded by the exons ATGGAGGAGGACACT ATCCAGTTTGCGAACcaggaggagaagcaggagtTCAGCAAGTTCCCTACCAAGGCAGGGCGTCGTTCCCTCTCCCGCTCCATCTCCCAGTCCTCCACCGACAGCTACAGCTCAGGTACGCCACCGCGCACCGCCCGCAAGCCCACAG CGGCCTCGTACACGGACAGCTCGGACGACGAGACCTCGCCTCGGGACAGGACGCAGCTCAACTCCAAAGGCGCGGGCGACTTCTGCGTGAAGAACGTCAAGCAGGCAGAGTTCGGCCGGCGCGAGATCGAGATCGCAGAGCAGG ACATGTCCGCACTGATCTCTCTCAGGAAGAGAGCACAGGGAGAGAAGCCGCTCGCCGGAGCCAAAATCGTGGGGTGCACCCACATCACCGCCCAGACTGCA GTGCTGATTGAGACTCTAGTTGCTCTGGGTGCTGAGTGCCGATGGACTGCCTGCAATATCTACTCCACTCAGAATGAAGTAGCTGCTGCACTGTCAGAGAGTG GGGTTGCTGTGTTTGCCTGGAAGGGGGAGTCGGAGGATGATTTCTGGTGGTGCATCGACCGCTGCGTCAACAAGGAGGGCTGGGAGGCCAACATG aTCCTAGATGATGGGGGTGACTTGACGCACTGGGTGTATAAGAAATACCCCAATGTTTTTAAGAAGATCCGAGGAATCGTGGAGGAGAGCGTCACTGGGGTACACAG GCTGTACCAGCTTTCCAAGGCCAGCAAGCTGACCGTCCCCGCCATGAACGTGAACGACTCGGTCACCAAGCAGAAGTTCGACAACCTGTACTGCTGCAGAGAGTCCATTTTGGATGG GTTGAAGAGGACCACTGATGTGATGTTTGGTGGAAAGCAAGTTGTGGTTTGCGGTTATGGAGAG gttggGAAGGGTTGCTGCACAGCGTTGAAAGCCCTGGGAGCCATCGTTTGCATCACAGAGATCGACCCCATCTGTGCTCTACAGGCCTG CATGGACGGCTTCAGAGTAGTGAAACTGAATGAGGTCATCCGCCAGGTGGACGTCATcatcacctgcacag gaaataaaaacGTGGTGACCAGAGACCAGCTGGACCGGATGAAGAACGGATGCATCGTGTGCAATATGGGCCACTCCAACACGGAGATCGATGTG GCCAGCTTGCGGACCCCGGAGCTCACCTGGGAGAGGGTGCGGTCACAGGTGGACCACGTCATCTGGCCCGACGGCAAGCGGGTCGTCCTGCTGGCTGAG GGCCGCCTTCTGAACCTGAGCTGCTCCACAGTTCCTACGTTtgtcctgtcaatcacagccacAACTCAG GCCCTGGCTTTGATCGAACTGTACAACGCGCCGGATGGACGTTACAAACAGGACGTCTACCTGCTGCCCAAAAAGATGG ATGAGTATGTTGCCAGCTTGCACCTGCCCACCTTTGATGCCCACCTGACGGAACTCTCAGACGAACAGGCCAAGTACCTGGGCCTAAACAAGAACGGCCCATTCAAACCCAACTACTACAG ATATTAA
- the ahcyl1 gene encoding S-adenosylhomocysteine hydrolase-like protein 1 isoform X7: MEEDTQIQFANQEEKQEFSKFPTKAGRRSLSRSISQSSTDSYSSGTPPRTARKPTAASYTDSSDDETSPRDRTQLNSKGAGDFCVKNVKQAEFGRREIEIAEQDMSALISLRKRAQGEKPLAGAKIVGCTHITAQTAVLIETLVALGAECRWTACNIYSTQNEVAAALSESGVAVFAWKGESEDDFWWCIDRCVNKEGWEANMILDDGGDLTHWVYKKYPNVFKKIRGIVEESVTGVHRLYQLSKASKLTVPAMNVNDSVTKQKFDNLYCCRESILDGLKRTTDVMFGGKQVVVCGYGEVGKGCCTALKALGAIVCITEIDPICALQACMDGFRVVKLNEVIRQVDVIITCTGNKNVVTRDQLDRMKNGCIVCNMGHSNTEIDVASLRTPELTWERVRSQVDHVIWPDGKRVVLLAEGRLLNLSCSTVPTFVLSITATTQALALIELYNAPDGRYKQDVYLLPKKMDEYVASLHLPTFDAHLTELSDEQAKYLGLNKNGPFKPNYYRY, translated from the exons ATGGAGGAGGACACT CAGATCCAGTTTGCGAACcaggaggagaagcaggagtTCAGCAAGTTCCCTACCAAGGCAGGGCGTCGTTCCCTCTCCCGCTCCATCTCCCAGTCCTCCACCGACAGCTACAGCTCAGGTACGCCACCGCGCACCGCCCGCAAGCCCACAG CGGCCTCGTACACGGACAGCTCGGACGACGAGACCTCGCCTCGGGACAGGACGCAGCTCAACTCCAAAGGCGCGGGCGACTTCTGCGTGAAGAACGTCAAGCAGGCAGAGTTCGGCCGGCGCGAGATCGAGATCGCAGAGCAGG ACATGTCCGCACTGATCTCTCTCAGGAAGAGAGCACAGGGAGAGAAGCCGCTCGCCGGAGCCAAAATCGTGGGGTGCACCCACATCACCGCCCAGACTGCA GTGCTGATTGAGACTCTAGTTGCTCTGGGTGCTGAGTGCCGATGGACTGCCTGCAATATCTACTCCACTCAGAATGAAGTAGCTGCTGCACTGTCAGAGAGTG GGGTTGCTGTGTTTGCCTGGAAGGGGGAGTCGGAGGATGATTTCTGGTGGTGCATCGACCGCTGCGTCAACAAGGAGGGCTGGGAGGCCAACATG aTCCTAGATGATGGGGGTGACTTGACGCACTGGGTGTATAAGAAATACCCCAATGTTTTTAAGAAGATCCGAGGAATCGTGGAGGAGAGCGTCACTGGGGTACACAG GCTGTACCAGCTTTCCAAGGCCAGCAAGCTGACCGTCCCCGCCATGAACGTGAACGACTCGGTCACCAAGCAGAAGTTCGACAACCTGTACTGCTGCAGAGAGTCCATTTTGGATGG GTTGAAGAGGACCACTGATGTGATGTTTGGTGGAAAGCAAGTTGTGGTTTGCGGTTATGGAGAG gttggGAAGGGTTGCTGCACAGCGTTGAAAGCCCTGGGAGCCATCGTTTGCATCACAGAGATCGACCCCATCTGTGCTCTACAGGCCTG CATGGACGGCTTCAGAGTAGTGAAACTGAATGAGGTCATCCGCCAGGTGGACGTCATcatcacctgcacag gaaataaaaacGTGGTGACCAGAGACCAGCTGGACCGGATGAAGAACGGATGCATCGTGTGCAATATGGGCCACTCCAACACGGAGATCGATGTG GCCAGCTTGCGGACCCCGGAGCTCACCTGGGAGAGGGTGCGGTCACAGGTGGACCACGTCATCTGGCCCGACGGCAAGCGGGTCGTCCTGCTGGCTGAG GGCCGCCTTCTGAACCTGAGCTGCTCCACAGTTCCTACGTTtgtcctgtcaatcacagccacAACTCAG GCCCTGGCTTTGATCGAACTGTACAACGCGCCGGATGGACGTTACAAACAGGACGTCTACCTGCTGCCCAAAAAGATGG ATGAGTATGTTGCCAGCTTGCACCTGCCCACCTTTGATGCCCACCTGACGGAACTCTCAGACGAACAGGCCAAGTACCTGGGCCTAAACAAGAACGGCCCATTCAAACCCAACTACTACAG ATATTAA